A window of the Cynocephalus volans isolate mCynVol1 chromosome 10, mCynVol1.pri, whole genome shotgun sequence genome harbors these coding sequences:
- the PDCD2L gene encoding programmed cell death protein 2-like — MAAVRNPVLLGLRDAAVYGSPMAPGAWTASKLGGVPDALPAVAAPRPVCESCGQPLVLVVQVYCPLEGSPFHRLLHVFSCASPTCASGGESRWKAFRSQCLQVQEKEAQDFQKQENGLAAEDWYEGADDWGSDSEEAPPPQLTLDFGNDSSSAKDVDWTAQLQDLCLQDASMDATCLAPPGEGMALPTVVPQFLPYYICVVEEDDYRDFFSLDHAHSLLRDYQQREGIDMEQLLSQSLSSDGDEKYEKTITKSGDQMFYKFMKRIAACQEQILRYSWNGEPLFLTCPTSQVTELPACSHCGGQRTFEFQLMPALVSMLRSANLDLSVEFGTIVVYTCEHSCWPQNHQTPMEEFCIVQEDPDELLFK, encoded by the exons ATGGCGGCGGTACGGAATCCTGTGCTGCTCGGCCTTCGAGACGCGGCAGTGTATGGCAGCCCCATGGCGCCGGGAGCCTGGACTGCTAGCAAGCTGGGCGGCGTTCCG GATGCCCTGCCCGCAGTAGCAGCGCCAAGGCCGGTGTGCGAAAGCTGCGGGCAGCCGCTCGTCCTGGTCGTGCAGGTGTACTGCCCGCTGGAAGGCTCCCCGTTTCATCGGCTGCTGCACGTGTTCTCTTGCGCCAGCCCCACGTGCGCCAGCGGTGGGGAGAGCAG GTGGAAGGCGTTCCGCTCCCAGTGTCTGCAAGTACAAGAGAAAGAGGCGCAGGACTTTCAG AAACAGGAAAATGGCCTTGCAGCTGAGGACTGGTATGAAGGTGCAGATGACTGGGGAAGTGACAGTGAAGAGGCACCTCCACCACAGCTTACCTTGGATTTTGGAAATGATTCCAGCAGTGCCAAAGATGTAGATTGGACTGCCCAGCTCCAAGACCTCTGCCTGCAGGATGCTTCCATGGATGCTACTTGTCTTGCACCTCCTGGGGAAGGGATGGCCTTGCCCACTGTGGTGCCACAGTTCCTGCCCTACTACATCTGTGTGGTAGAGGAGGATGATTACAGGGACTTTTTCAGTCTAGATCATGCCCACAGCCTTCTGAGGGACTATCAACAGAGAGAAGGAATTGATATGGAACAGTTGCTTTCCCAAAG TCTTTCTAGTGATGGTGATGAAAAATATGAGAAGACCATAACTAAAAGTGGAGATCAGATGTTTTACAAATTCATGAAGAGAATTGCTGCTTGTCAGGAGCAGATTTTGAG GTATTCCTGGAATGGAGAGCCACTCTTTTTGACCTGCCCTACATCACAAGTCACTGAGCTCCCAGCTTGTAGCCACTGTGGAGGCCAAAGGACATTTGAGTTTCAGCTTATGCCAGCATTGGTCAGCATGCTCAGAAGTGCTAATTTAG atcTTTCTGTGGAATTTGGAACAATTGTAGTTTACACGTGTGAGCACAGTTGCTGGCCTCAAAATCATCAGACTCCCATGGAAGAATTTTGTATTGTACAAGAAGATCCAGATGAATTATTATTTAAGTAg